In one Arenibacter antarcticus genomic region, the following are encoded:
- a CDS encoding sugar phosphate isomerase/epimerase: MRLLTTILIFIFGAINLTHGQEKVLFFQTDWGNQLSLDQFCERTKASGYDGIETWFPWDTKKQEELKAALKKHGLLVNFLHGTNKGLPFEASLEQFRKGLETITQWKPVLVNCHTGSDFYTASQNAAFIEAANAISAKNDVPVYHETHRGRFSYSLPETKQYLNTIPDLKLTLDISHWMVVHESLLEGQDELLDIVKNRSHHIHARIGHAEGPQVNDPKAPEWNRALERHLGIWEEIIRNGWKEHKGVFTVTTEFGPADYMPTLPYTRIPLSDQWEANVFMMEAIKERLKLNN; encoded by the coding sequence ATGCGATTACTGACAACCATACTGATCTTTATATTCGGGGCAATCAATCTTACCCATGGCCAAGAAAAAGTACTATTTTTTCAAACTGACTGGGGCAACCAACTATCATTAGACCAATTTTGCGAACGCACCAAGGCATCCGGTTATGACGGGATTGAGACCTGGTTCCCATGGGACACCAAAAAACAGGAAGAATTAAAAGCTGCCCTAAAAAAACATGGGTTATTGGTAAATTTTCTTCACGGGACCAATAAGGGCCTGCCCTTTGAGGCGAGTTTGGAACAATTTAGAAAAGGGTTGGAAACCATTACGCAATGGAAACCCGTGTTGGTCAATTGCCATACCGGCAGCGATTTTTATACCGCATCACAGAACGCGGCATTTATTGAAGCGGCCAATGCCATTAGTGCCAAAAACGACGTACCCGTTTACCACGAAACTCATAGGGGGCGTTTTAGCTATAGCTTACCGGAAACAAAACAATATCTGAACACTATACCCGACCTAAAACTAACCTTGGATATCAGCCATTGGATGGTGGTCCACGAATCCTTGTTAGAGGGCCAGGATGAATTGCTCGATATCGTAAAAAATAGGTCCCATCATATCCATGCCCGTATCGGTCATGCCGAAGGTCCGCAGGTCAACGACCCCAAAGCCCCGGAATGGAATAGGGCATTGGAACGGCACTTGGGAATCTGGGAAGAAATAATCAGAAATGGCTGGAAAGAACATAAGGGTGTATTCACGGTTACCACGGAATTTGGCCCTGCAGATTATATGCCGACTCTTCCCTATACTAGAATTCCGCTATCGGACCAGTGGGAAGCCAATGTTTTTATGATGGAAGCTATTAAAGAACGTCTAAAATTGAATAACTGA
- a CDS encoding DUF1501 domain-containing protein — MNSLDRLIKEKIERELQANTRRHFIKNCVTGMGGLALGSFFMSCNSFGSKKGTGKIALTERDINPMASLAPPFPAKVKSVIYLHMAGAPSQLEMFDYKPALQKLDGQLTPQSILEGKKFAFIRGTPKLLGPQAEFKQEGESGNWVSNFLPHFSKVVDEVAFLKAVNTDQFNHGPAQLFMQTGSPRLGRPSIGSWVTYGLGSENQNLPGFVVLTSGGKTPDAGKSIWGSGFLPSVYQGVQCRSKGDPVLFIEDPKGISRNIKKSTIEAINNINKEEFNKYSDPEILARINQYEMAYRMQTAVPEVMNINDEPEHIKEMYGVKPGKESFANNCLLARKLVEDGVRFVQLYDWGWDSHGTDHGTAVDLGLRNKCTEIDRPMSALLLDLKQRGLLDETLVVWGGEFGRTPMQENREGQEMAFKGRDHHGDAFTMWMAGGGIKKGACWGLTDEIGYSALEGQVSVHDVHATILHLLGFNHEQFTFDFQGRPFRLTDVEGHVINEILA, encoded by the coding sequence ATGAACAGTTTAGACAGACTTATAAAAGAGAAGATAGAAAGGGAGTTACAGGCCAATACCAGAAGGCATTTTATAAAAAATTGCGTCACAGGAATGGGCGGATTGGCGTTGGGGTCTTTTTTTATGTCATGTAATTCTTTTGGCAGTAAAAAAGGAACTGGGAAGATTGCTCTTACCGAAAGGGATATTAATCCAATGGCTTCCTTGGCCCCACCATTTCCGGCTAAGGTAAAATCAGTAATCTACCTTCATATGGCCGGAGCACCATCCCAACTTGAGATGTTCGATTATAAGCCTGCCCTTCAAAAACTGGACGGGCAGCTTACCCCCCAATCAATCCTAGAGGGAAAAAAATTCGCTTTCATCAGGGGGACACCAAAATTATTGGGGCCACAGGCAGAATTTAAACAAGAAGGGGAATCCGGGAATTGGGTATCCAATTTTTTACCACATTTTTCAAAGGTGGTGGACGAGGTCGCTTTTTTAAAAGCGGTGAACACCGACCAATTTAACCATGGTCCCGCCCAGTTGTTTATGCAAACGGGGAGCCCAAGGCTGGGGAGACCGAGTATAGGTTCTTGGGTGACCTATGGCCTCGGTTCTGAAAATCAGAATTTACCCGGTTTTGTGGTATTGACCTCGGGAGGAAAAACTCCAGATGCCGGAAAAAGTATCTGGGGAAGCGGTTTCCTGCCCTCGGTATACCAAGGGGTGCAATGTCGTTCCAAGGGGGATCCGGTTTTATTTATTGAGGATCCTAAGGGAATTTCCCGGAACATCAAAAAAAGTACCATAGAGGCCATTAATAATATCAATAAGGAAGAATTTAATAAATACTCCGATCCCGAGATCTTGGCCAGGATCAATCAATATGAGATGGCCTATAGAATGCAGACCGCCGTTCCAGAAGTAATGAATATTAATGACGAACCGGAGCATATCAAAGAAATGTACGGGGTAAAACCTGGAAAGGAATCTTTTGCCAATAATTGTTTGTTGGCCAGAAAACTGGTAGAGGACGGGGTCCGTTTTGTACAATTGTATGATTGGGGCTGGGATAGCCATGGAACAGACCATGGAACTGCCGTAGACCTGGGCCTAAGAAATAAATGTACCGAAATTGACAGACCTATGTCTGCCCTGCTCTTAGACCTCAAACAAAGAGGGTTGTTGGACGAAACCCTTGTGGTATGGGGAGGGGAATTTGGCAGAACGCCCATGCAGGAAAACAGGGAGGGCCAGGAAATGGCCTTTAAGGGAAGGGATCACCACGGGGACGCCTTTACCATGTGGATGGCCGGGGGCGGTATCAAAAAAGGGGCCTGTTGGGGCCTGACCGATGAAATTGGTTATTCTGCCCTGGAAGGACAGGTGTCGGTACATGACGTTCATGCGACCATATTACATTTACTTGGCTTTAACCATGAGCAATTTACCTTCGATTTTCAAGGAAGACCTTTCCGCCTCACGGATGTAGAAGGCCATGTTATCAACGAAATTCTGGCTTAA
- a CDS encoding PSD1 and planctomycete cytochrome C domain-containing protein has translation MKKAILTVLSFAVLLVIVGVLWSNLKPESTVDYSANIKPILNKHCIVCHGGVKKSGGFSLLFENEAFADTKAGHPAIIPGNASKSPFIQLLKEDDPELRMPYQKPRLTDEEIELLTKWVDQGAKWGKHWAYSLPGEVEVPESTQTAGISSMGSEGFIQNDIDHFILRTLENNDLEHSPSAEPHVLARRLSLDITGLPADHELFDDFKSEKISYENMVDQLLSRNSYGEKWASWWLDQARYADTKGYEKDMGRSMWEYRDWVIKAFNTDMPYDQFTIEQLAGDLLPDPSVDQLIATAFHRQTMNNDEGGTDDEEFRVAAIIDRVNTTFEVWQSTTIGCVQCHSHTYDPFKNEEYYNLMAFFNNTRDEDTTEDEPNLKFYNKDQKATVANINQWILKNENKEVAVAYSNFLKYSEPVYHAHLAENYTNGNLADTKWLALRDKGSCYINDVYTQGANFMYLKYASGIDATKITIRRDNSEGEILAQFNTNKTNGRVIQKFPFKKTKEKINLYIEAENDKVSPKSPTSYISWFAFLPELQGVASEGYSEIDQRFMELLNTSTPTLPIMVENQDFQKRTTQFFERGSWLMQTDTVLPATPHVLNDWKAEWPKNRLGFSRWLVSKENPLTARTLVNRVWHQLFGQGIVASLEDMGSQSDAPSHPELLDWLALRFMNEHQWSIKALVKEIVMSGTYRQSSVNNAKLYNVDPENKLYARGPRIRLTAEQIRDQALSVSGLLSTKMYGPSVMPPQPEGIWQTVYNGGQWTESKGDDKYRRAVYTYLKRTSPYPSLVTFDASSREVSTVRRTVTNTPLQALVTLNDPVYLETAFYLAKYMAKADGIEKSIATGYYRALSGDIGEEKLSALKALYQSTYKEFEQRPETIREFIPFDPDADPNLAALTVVANAIMNLDEFLTKS, from the coding sequence GTGAAAAAAGCCATCTTAACAGTACTATCCTTTGCCGTATTGTTGGTGATTGTAGGGGTATTATGGAGTAATCTAAAACCGGAATCGACAGTAGACTATAGTGCAAATATAAAACCTATCCTTAACAAGCATTGCATTGTTTGTCATGGTGGGGTGAAAAAAAGCGGAGGCTTTAGCCTATTGTTTGAAAACGAAGCTTTTGCGGACACCAAAGCAGGACATCCAGCCATTATTCCCGGCAATGCCTCCAAAAGCCCGTTCATCCAGCTTTTAAAGGAGGATGACCCAGAATTGCGAATGCCCTATCAAAAACCACGGTTAACGGATGAGGAAATAGAACTATTGACCAAATGGGTGGATCAAGGTGCTAAATGGGGCAAACATTGGGCCTATAGTCTTCCTGGTGAAGTAGAGGTGCCAGAGTCAACACAGACTGCAGGCATTTCTTCCATGGGCTCCGAAGGGTTTATACAAAACGATATTGACCATTTTATCTTAAGGACACTTGAAAATAATGATTTGGAACACAGTCCATCCGCAGAGCCTCATGTACTTGCAAGAAGGCTCTCCTTGGATATAACCGGGCTACCTGCTGACCATGAATTATTCGATGATTTTAAATCTGAAAAAATATCCTATGAAAATATGGTGGACCAATTGTTGTCCAGGAATTCATATGGAGAAAAATGGGCCAGTTGGTGGTTAGACCAGGCCCGTTATGCCGATACCAAGGGATATGAGAAAGATATGGGGAGATCGATGTGGGAATACAGGGATTGGGTAATAAAGGCGTTCAATACCGATATGCCTTATGACCAGTTTACCATTGAGCAACTTGCGGGGGACCTTTTGCCGGATCCTTCCGTGGATCAACTCATCGCGACGGCCTTCCATAGGCAGACCATGAACAATGACGAAGGAGGGACCGACGACGAAGAATTTAGAGTGGCAGCTATTATAGATAGGGTAAATACCACTTTTGAAGTATGGCAGAGCACTACCATCGGTTGCGTACAATGCCATAGCCACACTTACGATCCCTTTAAAAATGAGGAATATTACAATTTGATGGCCTTCTTTAATAATACCAGGGATGAAGATACTACGGAGGATGAACCCAACCTAAAATTTTACAACAAAGACCAGAAGGCCACAGTGGCCAATATCAACCAATGGATTTTAAAAAATGAAAACAAGGAGGTTGCCGTAGCGTACAGTAATTTTCTAAAATATTCCGAACCTGTTTACCATGCCCATTTAGCCGAAAATTATACCAACGGAAATTTGGCCGATACCAAATGGCTCGCCCTGCGCGACAAGGGATCTTGTTATATCAATGATGTATATACCCAAGGCGCCAATTTTATGTACCTAAAATATGCCTCTGGAATAGACGCCACCAAAATAACTATTAGAAGGGATAATTCGGAAGGGGAAATACTGGCGCAGTTCAATACCAATAAGACGAATGGAAGGGTCATCCAAAAATTCCCCTTCAAGAAAACTAAGGAAAAGATAAACTTGTACATTGAGGCAGAGAATGATAAGGTTTCCCCAAAATCGCCCACGAGTTATATTTCATGGTTTGCTTTTCTCCCTGAACTCCAAGGAGTGGCATCTGAGGGATATTCAGAGATCGATCAAAGGTTCATGGAATTGTTGAACACCTCTACCCCCACCTTGCCCATCATGGTCGAGAATCAAGATTTTCAAAAAAGGACTACGCAATTCTTTGAAAGGGGAAGCTGGCTGATGCAGACTGATACCGTACTACCAGCCACCCCACATGTACTGAACGATTGGAAGGCCGAATGGCCAAAAAACAGGTTAGGGTTTTCCCGATGGTTGGTCAGCAAGGAAAATCCGCTTACTGCTCGAACCCTGGTCAATAGGGTGTGGCATCAGCTCTTTGGGCAGGGCATTGTGGCTTCCTTGGAAGATATGGGATCGCAGTCCGATGCACCTTCCCACCCGGAACTACTGGATTGGCTTGCCCTAAGGTTTATGAACGAGCACCAATGGAGTATAAAAGCTTTGGTCAAGGAAATTGTAATGTCCGGAACCTACAGGCAAAGCTCCGTGAACAATGCAAAACTCTATAACGTGGATCCAGAAAATAAATTATACGCCAGAGGACCAAGGATACGGCTTACCGCAGAACAAATAAGGGACCAAGCCTTGTCCGTTTCAGGACTGTTAAGTACAAAGATGTACGGCCCAAGTGTTATGCCGCCCCAACCAGAGGGTATTTGGCAAACCGTTTATAATGGGGGGCAATGGACAGAAAGCAAGGGAGATGACAAATACCGAAGGGCCGTATATACCTACTTAAAGCGCACCAGCCCTTACCCTTCCTTGGTTACATTTGATGCCAGCAGTCGCGAGGTCTCCACGGTTCGAAGAACAGTGACCAACACTCCTTTGCAGGCCCTAGTCACTCTCAACGACCCCGTTTACTTGGAAACCGCATTTTATTTGGCAAAATATATGGCCAAGGCCGATGGTATCGAAAAGAGCATTGCCACAGGTTATTATAGGGCATTGTCGGGCGATATTGGGGAAGAAAAGTTAAGCGCCCTAAAAGCACTTTACCAAAGCACCTATAAGGAATTTGAACAACGCCCGGAAACAATAAGGGAGTTCATCCCTTTCGATCCAGATGCCGATCCCAATCTAGCGGCGCTGACCGTAGTGGCCAATGCCATAATGAACCTAGATGAATTTTTAACAAAATCGTAG
- a CDS encoding DUF5777 family beta-barrel protein, with the protein MKNILFYIFIFIATCNVFSQDLKDILEQESADTTFLVASTFNGTRLLNGHSVETRKEGVLEFLISHRFGRVNSGFDQLFGLDDSNIRFGLEYALNDRLTLAIGRSSFEKTYDAYAKYRLLQQKTGENPFPFSLTVLGSATEKTIKDYEPDEKPSFSDRLTYTGQLLIARKFNPNLSVQFAPTIVHFNTVPESIDPNDIVSLGFGARVKISKRVSVNGEYYYNINPFKSQDVKNSIAFGVDIETGGHIFQLILTNSVSMIEKGFLAETSGDFFNGDIHFGFNISRAFQIKKAKNSNGLKYNDD; encoded by the coding sequence ATGAAAAACATTTTATTTTACATCTTTATTTTTATTGCCACGTGTAACGTCTTTTCCCAGGACCTGAAGGATATTTTGGAGCAGGAATCGGCCGATACCACCTTTCTTGTGGCGAGTACGTTTAACGGTACCCGATTGCTCAATGGTCATTCTGTGGAGACCAGAAAAGAAGGAGTATTGGAGTTTTTAATCTCCCATCGTTTTGGTAGGGTGAATTCAGGTTTTGATCAACTTTTTGGGTTGGACGATTCCAATATCCGGTTTGGATTGGAGTATGCCCTCAATGACCGTCTTACCTTGGCAATAGGAAGAAGTTCTTTTGAAAAAACTTATGATGCCTATGCAAAGTATAGATTATTACAACAAAAAACGGGGGAAAACCCTTTCCCTTTTAGTCTTACCGTTCTTGGTAGTGCAACGGAGAAAACGATCAAGGATTATGAACCTGATGAAAAGCCATCGTTTAGTGACCGATTAACCTATACAGGTCAGCTGTTGATCGCCCGAAAATTTAATCCGAACCTCTCCGTGCAATTTGCACCTACCATTGTGCATTTTAATACAGTTCCAGAATCTATAGACCCCAATGATATTGTTTCTCTTGGCTTTGGTGCCAGGGTTAAAATAAGCAAGCGGGTATCTGTGAATGGGGAATATTATTATAATATAAATCCATTTAAATCACAGGACGTAAAAAATTCTATAGCTTTTGGGGTAGATATTGAAACAGGAGGGCATATTTTTCAATTGATATTGACCAATTCCGTTTCCATGATCGAAAAGGGGTTTCTTGCAGAAACTTCTGGTGATTTTTTTAATGGGGATATTCATTTTGGATTTAATATCTCCAGAGCCTTCCAAATAAAAAAGGCTAAAAACAGTAATGGTTTAAAATACAATGATGATTAA
- a CDS encoding cation-translocating P-type ATPase, with the protein MNAKQVNRIMYAAGILLLAAFATYLFNWSRLLLDTLLIIATIVAGVPTFIKAWKASRLKMFSIELLVTIAVIGALIIGEYVESAAVTFLFLFGAFLEGRSLEKARAALKSLMEMAPLEATVVRNGLRAIIMAEEVVENDLVIIQTGEKIPIDGRVISGNASVNEAAITGESVPASKGIDDQVFSGSILDSGYLEVIAENVGEDTTFSKIIELVEEAQEGKAKTQRFLEKFAAIYTPGIMILSVLVWVVTRDVHLALTFLVIACPGALVISAPVSIVAGIGNGARNGILIKGGEVMENLAKINAIVFDKTGTLTKGKPGVTAIKGFGIDEKEVLLMAAEAEVISEHHLGRAIVKEAEITGLKLLNKPTEVNVLKGRGIEVNLGGKSLYIGNRKGLFQNEIPIETEMESYATKQEKAGNTAVFIADDKKIMGIISIADAIRDKAKDTIDNLKSEGIEHLVMLTGDNKHTAKIVGEQLGMDDIYAELLPEDKAVKVKECMGKGIKLAMLGDGVNDAPAIATADVGIAMGVAGTDVAMETADVVLMADNLDKLIHALQLSKATVRNMKQNMFIAVGTVVLLLAGVLTKNVNLASGMLIHELSVLLVILNALRLIRFKPVNRFKPSAPRKDENVLCQKDMPLNVKNI; encoded by the coding sequence ATGAACGCTAAACAAGTAAATAGGATAATGTATGCAGCAGGAATTTTGCTTCTTGCTGCATTTGCAACCTATTTGTTCAACTGGAGTAGACTGTTATTGGATACACTTTTAATTATAGCCACTATAGTTGCGGGAGTTCCAACTTTTATAAAAGCTTGGAAAGCATCACGATTAAAAATGTTCAGTATTGAACTTTTGGTGACCATAGCTGTTATTGGAGCATTGATTATAGGAGAATATGTGGAATCCGCAGCGGTAACTTTCCTGTTTCTTTTTGGGGCATTTTTGGAGGGAAGGTCTTTGGAGAAAGCCCGCGCCGCTCTTAAATCCTTAATGGAAATGGCGCCGTTGGAAGCAACAGTAGTCAGAAATGGCCTACGCGCTATAATTATGGCGGAGGAGGTTGTTGAAAACGATTTGGTCATCATTCAAACGGGAGAAAAGATTCCAATTGATGGTAGGGTAATCTCAGGAAATGCCTCTGTGAATGAAGCAGCGATTACTGGCGAATCCGTTCCTGCGAGCAAAGGTATAGATGATCAAGTATTCAGCGGAAGTATTTTAGACAGCGGATATCTGGAGGTAATAGCAGAGAATGTTGGAGAGGATACCACCTTTTCCAAAATCATTGAATTGGTGGAAGAAGCCCAAGAAGGGAAAGCAAAGACCCAACGATTTTTAGAGAAGTTTGCTGCTATTTATACACCAGGAATTATGATTCTTTCCGTTCTCGTTTGGGTGGTTACGCGGGATGTACACTTAGCGCTTACCTTTTTGGTTATCGCCTGTCCTGGAGCTTTGGTGATTTCTGCACCTGTCTCCATTGTCGCGGGAATCGGAAATGGTGCCCGAAATGGGATTTTGATCAAAGGTGGAGAAGTAATGGAGAACCTGGCTAAAATTAATGCCATAGTATTCGATAAAACGGGAACATTAACAAAGGGCAAGCCAGGAGTTACCGCGATCAAAGGATTTGGTATAGACGAAAAAGAAGTCCTGCTGATGGCGGCAGAAGCTGAGGTGATCTCTGAGCATCATTTGGGCAGAGCCATTGTTAAAGAAGCGGAAATAACTGGATTAAAGCTTCTGAATAAACCCACAGAGGTAAATGTGCTTAAAGGTCGCGGAATTGAAGTAAACTTAGGAGGAAAATCACTCTATATCGGAAATCGTAAAGGCCTTTTCCAGAATGAAATCCCTATAGAAACTGAAATGGAATCCTATGCCACGAAACAAGAGAAAGCCGGAAACACAGCCGTCTTTATCGCCGATGATAAAAAAATTATGGGGATTATTTCTATCGCTGATGCCATAAGGGACAAGGCCAAAGATACCATTGACAATCTAAAATCGGAGGGTATTGAACATCTGGTAATGCTTACCGGCGACAATAAACACACTGCCAAAATAGTTGGTGAACAATTGGGAATGGATGATATATATGCTGAACTGCTTCCCGAAGATAAGGCGGTAAAAGTTAAAGAATGTATGGGGAAAGGCATAAAACTCGCGATGCTAGGGGATGGAGTAAATGATGCCCCCGCAATTGCAACTGCCGATGTTGGAATTGCAATGGGAGTTGCAGGCACCGATGTTGCCATGGAAACGGCAGATGTGGTTTTGATGGCGGATAATCTCGATAAATTGATCCATGCTTTACAACTTTCCAAAGCTACGGTACGTAATATGAAGCAAAACATGTTTATTGCTGTGGGAACGGTTGTCCTATTATTGGCAGGTGTCCTGACTAAAAACGTGAATTTAGCCTCTGGAATGTTGATCCACGAATTGAGCGTACTCTTGGTAATTCTGAACGCTCTACGTTTAATCCGTTTTAAACCTGTCAATCGGTTTAAGCCGTCCGCGCCGCGAAAAGATGAAAACGTTTTATGCCAAAAAGATATGCCCTTGAATGTTAAGAATATCTAG
- a CDS encoding c-type cytochrome domain-containing protein, whose amino-acid sequence MEVIQQLIGRLHPVVVHLPIGFIITGLLLQWFDRKKREWSRIIAMVFLWGFISAAVACISGYLLYVSEGYSFETVKFHLWLGITTSIFSLLMHLRLVTVPKVAFLKQLPVVLLSFSLLFLISFTGHLGGNITHGADYLLEPLPNNVKTFLGMGQKSYENPTLDEENWEEAVLYTDLVQPILNSKCVSCHNAKKNKGELQLQEGQGILKGGENGDVIEPNDPSNSPLYARLILPLDHEDHMPPKDKTQITKDEIEIIKTWIANGNDFDKKIGELELNKELFTSFFPKTNESLYPKIEVAAASMDSIAVLKKKGLHIEPISADNNFLKVSTINKPMFGNKDMESLAPILNQTAYLDLGGTKVTDEVFDSLSLFPNLTVLKLDNTEITGKNIKQLERLENLKSLNLVRTNFEEAHLAAIKEFKNLQTVYLYHTRVVKPDTLQKRKNGELFLDYGGYILPKIETDTIVY is encoded by the coding sequence ATGGAAGTAATTCAGCAATTAATAGGGCGTTTACATCCCGTAGTGGTTCATTTGCCCATCGGCTTTATCATCACCGGGCTACTGCTCCAATGGTTTGACCGAAAAAAAAGGGAATGGTCTAGAATTATCGCCATGGTCTTTCTATGGGGATTTATTTCTGCAGCCGTAGCCTGCATCAGCGGATATCTGTTGTATGTGAGTGAAGGGTACTCCTTTGAAACGGTAAAATTCCATTTGTGGTTGGGAATTACAACGAGTATTTTCTCCTTACTCATGCACTTGCGTTTGGTGACGGTCCCAAAAGTTGCTTTTTTAAAACAACTGCCTGTGGTTCTCTTGTCATTCTCCTTACTTTTTCTGATTTCGTTTACCGGACATCTTGGAGGAAATATCACCCACGGGGCAGACTATCTATTGGAACCACTTCCGAACAATGTGAAAACCTTCTTGGGGATGGGGCAGAAAAGTTATGAAAACCCAACTCTTGATGAAGAAAATTGGGAGGAGGCGGTTCTATATACTGACCTAGTTCAACCCATACTCAACAGCAAATGTGTGAGCTGCCACAATGCAAAAAAGAATAAGGGAGAACTTCAGTTACAGGAAGGGCAAGGAATCCTTAAAGGAGGTGAGAACGGCGACGTTATAGAACCAAACGACCCAAGTAACAGTCCATTGTACGCTAGGCTCATCTTACCACTGGATCATGAGGATCATATGCCTCCAAAAGACAAGACCCAAATTACAAAAGATGAGATTGAAATAATAAAAACGTGGATCGCCAACGGCAACGATTTTGACAAAAAAATTGGGGAACTAGAGCTTAATAAGGAATTGTTCACTTCTTTCTTTCCTAAAACCAATGAGAGTCTGTATCCAAAAATAGAAGTGGCCGCAGCATCCATGGACAGCATTGCTGTCCTAAAGAAGAAGGGACTCCATATAGAACCTATCAGTGCTGACAATAATTTTCTTAAAGTATCTACTATTAATAAACCTATGTTTGGTAATAAGGACATGGAATCGCTTGCACCGATCTTAAATCAGACAGCATATTTAGATCTTGGTGGCACCAAGGTTACTGATGAAGTTTTTGACTCCTTATCCCTATTTCCAAACCTAACAGTTTTAAAATTGGACAATACGGAAATTACCGGGAAAAACATTAAGCAATTGGAACGATTGGAAAATTTAAAAAGCCTCAACCTTGTAAGGACAAATTTTGAAGAGGCTCATTTAGCAGCTATAAAAGAGTTTAAAAATTTACAAACAGTCTATTTATACCACACTAGGGTTGTAAAACCTGATACCCTTCAAAAGCGTAAAAACGGGGAGTTATTTCTTGACTATGGAGGTTATATATTGCCTAAAATTGAAACTGATACGATTGTTTACTAA